TATACCATGGGAGTTACCCTTGCAGCAGGGTATAGTTTAAGCTGGTTTAAAGATACATTTGCAAAGGATGAAGCATTTGAACAATTTTTAGAAGCAATTGATGAAGTACCAGCAGGAAGTAATGGACTGTTGTTTACTCCATATATCGTTGGTGAAAGAACTCCTCATGCTGACTCAACGATTCGTGGGAGCTTTATTGGAGCCGATGCTGCTCATGAACGTAAACATTTTGTTCGTGCTGTGCTTGAGGGAATCACGTTTTCATTAAATGAATCTATTGAAATTTTTAGAAGCAGTGGAAAGAATATTGATTCGATCATTTCCATCGGCGGTGGAGCGAAAAATGATACATGGTTACAAATGCAAGCTGATATTTTCAATGCGAAAATTGAAAAGTTAACAAGTGAACAAGGTCCAGGAATGGGGGCAGCCATGCTTGCAGCATATGGTTGTGGTTGGTACTCATCCCTAAAAGAATGTGCAGAAGAGTTTATTCAACCATTAAAAACATATCAGCCTATTCCTGAAAATGTAGAAGTCTATCAGAAATTATTTAAAGTGTATCAACAAGTTTATACTCAAACTAAGGGAATGAACGAGCAATTAAGAGAGTTTAGAAAGTGATATGTTCTGAGATGGAACATACCAAATCGTACTGTTGAAAGAACAGTACTGATTACTTTCTTTTTTAACATACTAGCCTTAAGTGGTCATTACAAAATATGGTTTCCTGAAAAATAACAGATGAAAAGCCACTCAAGTTTTTACTTGAAGGCTTTTCTTATTTTACATTCATAGGAAATATCTAGGAGGGGAAAACATTGAAGCTTAAGCAAAATCAAAAACTTCTATTTATTGGAGATTCCATAACAGATTGTGAACGTGTGAAGCCTGAAGGTGAGGGATTGTTTAATGCACTTGGAAAAGGCTATGTATCGTATATTGATGGGCTACTTCAGGCTGTCTATCCGGAGTTAGGTATCCGAGTCGTTAACAAAGGAATTAGCGGAAATACAGTAAGAGATCTGAAAAACAGATGGCAGGAGGATGTACTTGAACAAAAGCCTGATTGGTTAGTTATCATGATTGGGATTAATGATGTATGGCGTCAGCTTGATACACCGTTTATTAAGGAAGGTCATGTGTATCTTGATGAATATGGAGATACGCTTAGGAAACTTGTAACAGAAACCAAGGCTCACGTAAATGACATTGTCCTTATGACACCTTTTTATATAGAAAATAATGAGCAAGATCAAATGAGGCACATGATGGATCAATACGGTCTTGTTGTAAAGGCAATTGCTGAGGAAACAAACTGTCTATTTGTTAATACCCAGGAGGCTTTTCAGGTTGTGTTAAAAGAGCTTTATCCAGCAGCACTGGCTTGGGATCGAGTTCATCCTTCTGCTGCAGGTCATATGGTTCTTACCCGTGCATTTTTAAAAGCAATAGATTTTGATTGGAACCAACATTAGTAGCTGTATTTATAACAATAGCTTACAAATAAAAAGGAGGGGACGTAATTGACTGAAAAATTAATGATTAACGAGGTATCTACATCGGAAAAGCAAATTGCTATTACATTTGACGATGGACCAAACCCATTCTTTACTCCACAAGTATTAGATATTTTTTTGGAAGTAGATGGGAAAGCAACCTTCTTTATGATTGGCGAACAAATAGAGAAGTGTCCAGAACTTGTGAAGAAGGCTTTTGAACTTGGACATGAAATAGGAAACCATACATACACACATCCTAAATTATCACAATTAAGTCGGGAGGATTGCTTTGAGGAGATTGAACGGACCAATAAATTAATAAAGGATTTAGTTGGGCATAAGCCTGTTGTTTTTCGGCCTCCTTACCTGGATTTCAATGATGAAACTGTATCTGTTTTAAATCAAATGGGATATCCAATAATTGGAGCTTTAAATATGGAAGCGAAAGATTGGGAGATGCCCGGTGTAGACTTTATTTTAGAGAAAACAAGGTATTGTGTGAAAAATGGTAGTATTCTTATTTTTCATGATGGCTACGGGGATCGCTCACAAACGGTCGAAGCGGTACGTATACTTGTTTCTGAACTAACGTCTCAGGGATATAAGCTTGTTACGGTTAGTAAGTTATTAAACCACTCATATGCAGAGTAAAAAAGAAATCAATTCCCTTTCGGCTACTATCCATTTTTGTAATATAGTGAACATAGCAACTTTTACAGAGCGAAAATATTTACTATAGTATAGAAAAAGCAAGAAGTAATTCAGGTAATCGAATAAAACTAATATATAATTTTAGTATTTTAATATGTTAACGTTTTCATAAAAATGAGTTATAGTTAGTAAAATGATCTAAAACAAAGGACGATTCAATTATGTTCACAAAGTTAAAAAAATGGAATACGTTACGAAATCAAATATTAGTTGTCTTTTTAGCAGTTATGGCTGTGGTGTTATTGATTGTTAGTCTTTTAACATTTAATCAGGTTTCCACTTTATTAAAAAATAATGCTGATAAACAAATTCACCAAACAGTATCTGAGGCAAATGGGAGATTAGAATCTTTATATAAACAGATAAGTACAGCCTCTAAATTTGTTATGACAAATTATAATATACAGAGGATTTTGACGAAGAGTTTTGAAGGGGAAGAAATTTCTTTTACTGAGCGGCAACAAGTAGAAGGAATTGTTAACACGATTCAAGCAAATACAGATGGGATATTTTCTTTTGAACTATATACAAGTGACTTAAAAAGTTTATTACCAATACCAAAAGATAATGCAACTTTATTTTCTAGAATTGATGCAAGATGGATAAATCAAGCAAATGATGCTAACGGGGGATTAGTATGGATAGGTGATGACCCAAGTAATTCTGATAATATTCTCGCTCTAAGAAGAGTGAATCTAATGGGAAAAGACTATGCAAATGGTGGTTATTTACTCATTAGTATTTATCGGGATTATTTTGAATTTGCTAATCAAGAAGAGTCAAATCAATCCAATCAATACTCAATTCTATTAGATCAAGCCTTAAAGCCTATTCTTTCAAACTACCAACATTCTATTAATCCGATTATAAAGAATAACGATCCAACGATCACTTTAGAAAACCAGGAATATATGGTAACAAAGCAGACATCTAATGAAACTGGCTGGACACTAGTTATTTTAACACCTATTAAAGCTTTAACTGAGGGTATCAGTGTGTTGCGCACAGGGATTATCATTTCTGGGGTGATTGGATTTATTATCTTTTTTATCAGCTCCTTATTTCTATCAACGTTTATTACAAGTCCTATTATTAAACTAACAAAAACCATGCAGCAGGCAAGCTCAGGATCTCTGACGATGAATCCTAGTGTAACGACCGTAAATGAAATAAATGAACTAAATAGTACGTATAATCAACTTGTTAAAGAAACAAATCATCTTATAAAAATGGTTTATCAAAAAGAAATTACCCGAAGTCGAAGCGAATTAAAGGCATTACAAGCCCAAATAAATCCACATTTTCTTTTCAATACTTTGGATGCTCTGAAGTGGGAGCTTGAGGATAAAGAGCAGGAAGATTTGGCTGAGTTTGTTGTTGCTATGTCTGAGTTGTTTCGATATACCATCACAAAACAAACAGATGGAGATTGGGTAACAATGAAAGAAGAACTTCAGCATATTGAAAACTATATGGAAATTATGAAAATGCGCTTTGGAGACCATGTAAAGTGGATTTTGACAATCCCGAAAGAGCTTGAGCAGGTGAAAATACCAAAGCTATTGATTCAACCTTTAGTTGAGAACGCTGTGTTACATGGGGCAGGAAATAAGCTAGATCCTTGTACGATATCGGTTTCTGTACAACCAATGGAGGACAAGGAATACCTTCAAATTCTTGTGGAGGATGATGGTTCGGGAATAAACAAAGAAAACCTGGCTGCCATTAGACGTACCATGCAATTAGGAGGGGTTTCTTCGATAAAAAAGGGGACTGGAATTGCTATTTCCAATGTACACAAACGCCTTGAATTATATTATCAAGATCGTTTAAAAAGTGGACTTACCATAACGAGTGAGGAAGATACTGGGACAAGGGTTTCATTTATCATACCTGTTAACGGGGAGGAAGTACGATGATTCATTCAAAAACAATTCTAATTGTGGATGACGAACCTAGAACACGTCTTGGGCTACAGAAAAATTTAAATGCTTGGGCAAATGGAAACTATCATGTGTTAACAGCTTCTAACGGGGAAGAGGCAATTGGGATTATGGCAAATCAACGGGTTCATATTCTTATTACCGATATCCAAATGCCAGAAATAACAGGCTTAGAATTACTTCAAATCGCAAAAGAACAAGATATCCATCCTGTTATTATTGTGATTTCAGCGTATTCTGAATTTAAATATGCCCAGGAAGCTCTTCGTTTAGGGGTTATTAATTATCTGCTAAAACCAATTAGTAAAAAAGCTTTAATTGAGGCTGTTGAGGATGCTGTACAGACAGTTGAAAAACAGGAGCGAGCAGGAATGATTGAAAAAGTAGTGGATAAAAAGCTTGTTACTGCGGATACTCAAAACTCAACAAATCCTGAAGCAATTAGGGAGGCAATTGAGTATATCAATCAAAACTTGAAAAATGAATTATCTCAAAAGGAAGTAGCGGATCATGTTCATTTAAATCCAAGCTATTTGAGTGTTTTGTTTAAAGAGCATGTTAAGTTCACATTTAGTGAATATGTCACGAGAAGAAGAATTCAACGAGCAAAGGAATTATTAATTTCTACCAATTTACCTATCTATGATATTGCAGAAGAATCTGGGTATAAAACCCCAAAATACTTTATTAAGATATTCAAGGAACTTGAAGGTATGACACCCAGTGCATACCGAAAAAACAACAATGAAAGGGCTTTCTAAAAATAGTGGTATTTTTCCTAATCGTTGTGACCTATTTTTCAGAAGAATCTGACTGTACACTATAAATGTAAGTTAAATAAAACTAAAGTCATAGGGGGTAATTAGTTTGTTTAAAAAGAAAGCGGTTGCAGTTGTTATGTCTGTTCTCATGCTTGTTTCTTTAGCACTTGCAGGTTGTTCTTCCTCAAGTTCTTCAGAAGAAGGTGGTAGTGGTAGTGCAGATGAAAAGAAAGTGATTAAATTTATGCATTTATGGCCAGAAGGAAGTTCAAATGCTCAGTTTTCAATTGTAAAAGATATTATTACTGAATATGAAAGTGAACATGACGTTAAAATTGAAACAGAAATTTTAAATCCTGATCAATACAGAGAAAAGCTTAAAGTTCTTGCTTCATCAAATGAGTTACCAGATATCGGTATGACTTGGTCTGATGGATTCATTCAACCTTATGTTGAAGGTGATATGTTAGCTCCACTAGACGATATCGTTGAAAGCAGCAATCTTAAAGATGCTTTTATCCCAGGTGTAAAGGAATCATACGCAGTTGACGGAAAAACTTATGGTCTTCCTTTAGAATTAAATATTTCATATGTTTTCTATAACAAGGAAATCTTTGAAAAATACAACCTAGAAGTTCCAAAAACTTTCGAAGAATACAAGAATGTTGTAAAAACATTAGCTGATAATGGAGTTACTCCTACTACTGTAGGTGCAAAAGATGGTTGGCCAGCATCATTCTGGTTTATGTATATGGCAGACCGCATTGGTGGATCTACAATCTTAACTGATGTTATTGATGGAAAAGCGAAATTTGATGATCCTTCAATTGTTAAAGCAGCAGAAGAAATTCAAAATCTTGTAGATATGGGTGGATTCGTAAAAGGTGCTAGTGCGTTATCAAATGATGATGCAAAAGGTTATTTCATGAACGAACAAGCAGCAATGTTCTTAACAGCTACTTGGGAATTACCAAACTATACAACTAGCCCAGATGTAACACAAGAGTTTAAAGATAAGATCGGTTACTTCAAGTTCCCAACTTATGAAGGCGGTAAAGGAACTGAAATTAATAGCTATGTAGGTGGTCCTGGTGTTGGATTATTCGTAGCAAAAGATTCAAAGGTTCAAGAAGAAGCTAAAGATTTCACTGCATTCTTAGTTGAAAAATGGGGAGAAAAGGCTGTTACAGATGCTGGTGTTATCCCTGCAACAAAAGTTGACACATCTAGTTTAGATCTTGCACCAATGTACATTGATATTTTAAAAGATTTAGGCGAAGCATCAAATGTTACAACTTATTTTGATACTCAATCAAGTCCAGCTGTTTCTGAATTACACCATGATTTAGTAACTGCTCTATTTGGAAAACAAGTAACTCCGGAAGAATTTGTTAAACAACATGCGGATGAGCTTGCAAAAGAGCAAAAATAATACGAATCATTGAATTGAAGTAGAGGGCATGTGAATTGCCCTCTATACTGTTTTGAAACTATCTTTACAAACCCTCGAACCTATTGAAAATACTTAGTCTACATTTGATTAAGAAGGGAGTATAAGAAATGAAAAATGTAATGTCGAACAAATTAGTAATCAGCCTTTATGTACTTCCTGCTTTGCTGCTTATTCTTCTATTAATTTATATCCCAATTGTTTTAACTGGCTATTATGGTCTTATGGACTGGAACGGCATAGGTGGAATGACATTTATTGGTTTAGACAACTATATTGAATTAGTAAAAGATAAAATGTTCTGGCAAAGTACCTGGCATTCTATTTTACTAGGGCTCTTCTCTACTATTAGCCTTGTTGGTTATTTAATTTTATCGCTTATTTTAGCAAGTAAAATTAAAGGTGCTAACTTTTTAAGAAAGATCTACCTTATTCCAATGTTGTTATCT
This genomic stretch from Metabacillus sp. B2-18 harbors:
- a CDS encoding polysaccharide deacetylase family protein, whose translation is MINEVSTSEKQIAITFDDGPNPFFTPQVLDIFLEVDGKATFFMIGEQIEKCPELVKKAFELGHEIGNHTYTHPKLSQLSREDCFEEIERTNKLIKDLVGHKPVVFRPPYLDFNDETVSVLNQMGYPIIGALNMEAKDWEMPGVDFILEKTRYCVKNGSILIFHDGYGDRSQTVEAVRILVSELTSQGYKLVTVSKLLNHSYAE
- a CDS encoding response regulator transcription factor, whose product is MHSKTILIVDDEPRTRLGLQKNLNAWANGNYHVLTASNGEEAIGIMANQRVHILITDIQMPEITGLELLQIAKEQDIHPVIIVISAYSEFKYAQEALRLGVINYLLKPISKKALIEAVEDAVQTVEKQERAGMIEKVVDKKLVTADTQNSTNPEAIREAIEYINQNLKNELSQKEVADHVHLNPSYLSVLFKEHVKFTFSEYVTRRRIQRAKELLISTNLPIYDIAEESGYKTPKYFIKIFKELEGMTPSAYRKNNNERAF
- a CDS encoding extracellular solute-binding protein, with the protein product MSVLMLVSLALAGCSSSSSSEEGGSGSADEKKVIKFMHLWPEGSSNAQFSIVKDIITEYESEHDVKIETEILNPDQYREKLKVLASSNELPDIGMTWSDGFIQPYVEGDMLAPLDDIVESSNLKDAFIPGVKESYAVDGKTYGLPLELNISYVFYNKEIFEKYNLEVPKTFEEYKNVVKTLADNGVTPTTVGAKDGWPASFWFMYMADRIGGSTILTDVIDGKAKFDDPSIVKAAEEIQNLVDMGGFVKGASALSNDDAKGYFMNEQAAMFLTATWELPNYTTSPDVTQEFKDKIGYFKFPTYEGGKGTEINSYVGGPGVGLFVAKDSKVQEEAKDFTAFLVEKWGEKAVTDAGVIPATKVDTSSLDLAPMYIDILKDLGEASNVTTYFDTQSSPAVSELHHDLVTALFGKQVTPEEFVKQHADELAKEQK
- a CDS encoding sensor histidine kinase, yielding MFTKLKKWNTLRNQILVVFLAVMAVVLLIVSLLTFNQVSTLLKNNADKQIHQTVSEANGRLESLYKQISTASKFVMTNYNIQRILTKSFEGEEISFTERQQVEGIVNTIQANTDGIFSFELYTSDLKSLLPIPKDNATLFSRIDARWINQANDANGGLVWIGDDPSNSDNILALRRVNLMGKDYANGGYLLISIYRDYFEFANQEESNQSNQYSILLDQALKPILSNYQHSINPIIKNNDPTITLENQEYMVTKQTSNETGWTLVILTPIKALTEGISVLRTGIIISGVIGFIIFFISSLFLSTFITSPIIKLTKTMQQASSGSLTMNPSVTTVNEINELNSTYNQLVKETNHLIKMVYQKEITRSRSELKALQAQINPHFLFNTLDALKWELEDKEQEDLAEFVVAMSELFRYTITKQTDGDWVTMKEELQHIENYMEIMKMRFGDHVKWILTIPKELEQVKIPKLLIQPLVENAVLHGAGNKLDPCTISVSVQPMEDKEYLQILVEDDGSGINKENLAAIRRTMQLGGVSSIKKGTGIAISNVHKRLELYYQDRLKSGLTITSEEDTGTRVSFIIPVNGEEVR
- a CDS encoding SGNH/GDSL hydrolase family protein — translated: MKLKQNQKLLFIGDSITDCERVKPEGEGLFNALGKGYVSYIDGLLQAVYPELGIRVVNKGISGNTVRDLKNRWQEDVLEQKPDWLVIMIGINDVWRQLDTPFIKEGHVYLDEYGDTLRKLVTETKAHVNDIVLMTPFYIENNEQDQMRHMMDQYGLVVKAIAEETNCLFVNTQEAFQVVLKELYPAALAWDRVHPSAAGHMVLTRAFLKAIDFDWNQH